The following proteins come from a genomic window of Phnomibacter ginsenosidimutans:
- a CDS encoding amidohydrolase family protein, which produces MKKILFSLAVLASFSGFAQDNVYPAPAAKGVVLLKGGTVHVGNGQVIENATVKINNGKIEQVGQNISATGDAKVIDVTGKHIYPGLILPATQLGLQEIGSGVRGSNDFFEIGDNNASVRAIAAYNADSKVTNTLRSNGILLANVVPQGQVVGGISSVVQLDAWNYEDAAYAIDNGMQFYMPSLLARPGGGRFAAFFAQMGGAPTDPVKQALETIEKVKQFFRDAKAWNAEPVHAEKNLKYEAVKPLFEKKQKLYVHASQVNQMLVAIDFVKEFGFDVVLVGASEAYRIADLLKQNNISVILSQMHNLPTSDDDAVDQPYAAPAVLQKAGVLFCINDDDPQNRGRNLPFNAGTAAAYGMSKEEALTAITLNAAKVLGIENRTGSIEAGKDANIVVSDGDILDMRSSKISHAFIQGRQLVLDDKHKQLFERYKHKYGIK; this is translated from the coding sequence ACCGTTCACGTGGGCAATGGCCAGGTGATAGAAAATGCCACGGTAAAAATCAACAACGGTAAAATTGAGCAGGTAGGGCAAAACATCAGTGCTACCGGCGATGCCAAAGTGATAGATGTAACCGGCAAACACATTTACCCCGGTCTTATTTTGCCTGCTACCCAACTGGGCTTGCAAGAAATTGGCAGCGGTGTACGGGGCAGCAACGACTTTTTTGAAATTGGCGATAACAACGCCTCAGTACGTGCTATTGCTGCATACAACGCCGATAGCAAAGTAACCAACACCCTGCGCAGCAACGGCATTTTGCTGGCCAACGTTGTACCACAAGGTCAGGTGGTGGGTGGCATTTCATCCGTAGTGCAGCTGGATGCCTGGAACTATGAAGATGCTGCTTACGCCATCGACAATGGCATGCAGTTTTACATGCCCAGCTTGCTGGCCCGCCCCGGTGGTGGTCGCTTTGCTGCCTTCTTTGCGCAAATGGGTGGTGCCCCAACCGATCCGGTAAAACAGGCACTGGAAACCATTGAAAAAGTGAAGCAGTTTTTCCGCGATGCCAAAGCATGGAATGCCGAACCGGTGCATGCAGAAAAGAATCTGAAATACGAGGCCGTGAAGCCTTTGTTTGAGAAAAAGCAAAAGCTGTATGTACATGCCAGTCAGGTAAACCAAATGCTGGTAGCCATTGATTTTGTAAAAGAGTTTGGCTTTGATGTAGTGCTCGTAGGTGCCAGCGAAGCCTACCGCATTGCCGACCTGCTGAAGCAAAACAACATCAGCGTTATCCTGAGCCAAATGCACAACCTGCCTACCAGCGATGACGATGCCGTAGATCAGCCCTATGCTGCACCAGCGGTGTTGCAAAAAGCCGGTGTACTGTTTTGCATCAACGATGATGACCCGCAAAACCGCGGCCGCAACCTGCCTTTCAATGCGGGTACTGCAGCCGCCTACGGCATGAGCAAAGAGGAAGCACTGACTGCCATTACTCTCAATGCGGCCAAAGTGTTGGGTATTGAAAACCGAACCGGTTCAATCGAAGCAGGCAAAGACGCCAACATTGTGGTTAGCGATGGCGACATCCTCGACATGCGCAGTAGCAAAATTTCACATGCTTTCATTCAGGGTCGTCAGCTGGTGCTCGACGATAAGCACAAGCAACTGTTTGAACGCTACAAGCACAAGTACGGCATTAAATAA